The Paramormyrops kingsleyae isolate MSU_618 chromosome 11, PKINGS_0.4, whole genome shotgun sequence genome includes a window with the following:
- the LOC111844957 gene encoding alpha-2,8-sialyltransferase 8B-like isoform X4, with protein sequence MPFLFRSLGFGVVALLALFFIFADFSEFKEETGNFVPETVPTSSLNALDHKTPQSPSSAVPVASGWHFNKTLSNLIRKNILKFLDAERDISILKGILKPGDVIHYIFDRHSTMNVSASLYQLLPTVSPMKNQHHKRCAIVGNSGILLNSSCGPEIDSHDFVIRCNLAPVEEYEHDVGLRSSLVTMNPSVVQRAFRDLASQLWRDHFLQRLHSIAGGVLWIPAFMAKGGEERVELAARLILRHSLDVRPAFPSLRLLDAVRGYWLTNKVQIKRPTTGLLMYTMATRFCDEIHLYGFWPFALGPQGNPVKYHYYDSLTYEYTSQASPHTMPLEFKTLRALHRQGALCLHTEACSTTT encoded by the exons AAACTTTGTTCCTGAGACAGTGCCCACTTCATCACTGAATGCTCTGGACCATAAGACACCCCAGTCCCCAAGCAGTGCTGTTCCAGTGGCCTCTGGCTGGCATTTCAACAAGACCCTCTCAAACCTGATAAG gaaaaacatcTTGAAGTTCTTGGATGCCGAGAGGGACATCTCAATTCTGAAGGGCATTTTGAAACCCGGAGATGTCATCCATTACATCTTCGACCGTCACAGCACCATGAACGTCTCTGCCAGCCTGTACCAGCTCCTACCCACGGTGTCCCCCATGAAGAATCAGCACCACAAACGCTGTGCCATAGTGGGGAACTCGGGTATCCTGCTCAACAGCAGCTGTGGCCCAGAAATTGACTCTCATGATTTTGTCATCAG GTGTAACCTGGCCCCGGTGGAGGAATACGAGCATGATGTGGGTCTGCGCAGCAGCCTGGTCACCATGAACCCGTCGGTGGTTCAGCGTGCCTTCCGCGACCTGGCCAGCCAGCTGTGGCGGGATCACTTTCTGCAGCGGCTGCACAGCATCGCCGGCGGGGTGCTGTGGATCCCGGCGTTCATGGCCAAGGGCGGCGAGGAGCGTGTCGAGCTGGCGGCTAGGCTCATCCTGCGACACAGCCTGGACGTGCGGCCTGCTTTCCCCTCACTGCGGCTGCTCGACGCCGTCAGAGG GTACTGGCTGACAAACAAGGTCCAAATTAAGAGGCCGACGACGGGTCTTCTGATGTACACCATGGCGACCCGGTTCTGTGATGAGATCCACCTGTACGGATTCTGGCCCTTCGCCCTTGGACCCCAGGGGAACCCGGTGAAGTACCATTACTATGACAGCCTGACGTACGAGTACACGTCGCAGGCCAGTCCTCACACCATGCCACTGGAGTTCAAGACTCTCAGGGCGCTgcacagacagggggcgctctgTCTTCACACTGAGGCCTGCAGCACGACAACGTGA
- the LOC111845036 gene encoding membrane protein FAM174B-like — translation MPVPLRICLAFAFALTVAAHGELRTTPAESLRPNRTASIPEPQRPRNGTGGAPTVGAHIPPFLGDLATLRAFGVIICVSAVFLITCLVVKVYRSGRKVGKTRRYDIITTPAERIEMAPLNEENEDEEDSTLFDIKYR, via the exons ATGCCGGTCCCGCTTCGCATCTGCTTGGCGTTTGCTTTTGCGTTGACTGTGGCTGCGCATGGGGAGCTGCGCACCACGCCGGCCGAAAGCTTACGGCCGAACCGAACGGCGAGCATCCCGGAGCCGCAGCGGCCGCGGAACGGCACGGGCGGTGCGCCGACCGTCGGAGCGCACATCCCCCCCTTCCTGGGCGACCTGGCCACCCTTAGGGCTTTCGGCGTCATCATCTGCGTCTCTGCCGTCTTCCTGATCACCTGCCTGGTCGTCAAGGTTTACAG GTCTGGGAGGAAGGTGGGGAAAACGCGGCGGTACGACATCATCACCACGCCGGCGGAGCGTATCGAGATGGCGCCTTTAAATGAGGAGAACGAAGATGAGGAGGACTCGACCCTCTTCGATATCAAGTACAG GTGA
- the LOC111845035 gene encoding repulsive guidance molecule A-like isoform X1, which produces MEVSGLGGCALRCYPGSDAHCGSPRVHSRACLGSGLESSMHPQRERKRGPPRAGWMVMGKGARPSLRAVSQFAVLLIYICPSVSLQCKILRCNSEFWASAASSGPGEFCAALRAYDACVRRTARACRGDLTYHSAQHGVEDLMGQHNCSREAASPPSRARTPASPPSRAPAPPPLPSPDSQERSDGPEVCHYERSLLLHGAPPNYTHCGFFGDPHLRTFSDDFHTCRVEGAWPLIHNKYLSVQVTNTPVLPGAVATATSKLTIIFKNFQECVDQKMYHAETDELPAAFADGSKNGGDQHGASALAILEKVPGQHVEIQARYIGTTIVVRQVGRYLTFAVRMPEEVVNSLEERDEQDLYLCRDGCPLSQRIGFGAAAVQADNGHAPTSKTGFTYMSATATCKEHLPVQDLYFQSCVFDLLTSGDVSFTMAAYYALEDAKVLHSDKSKHHIFEAAWKTGSSAPGTHTGYSLSSASLLLFVLCIQG; this is translated from the exons ATGGAGGTATCGGGGCTTGGTGGCTGCGCGCTGCGCTGCTATCCCGGGAGCGACGCGCACTGCG GCTCCCCCCGGGTACACAGCAGAGCTTGCTTGGGATCTGGGCTGGAGAGCTCCATGCATCCACAAAG AGAGAGGAAACGAGGGCCACCCCGagctggatggatggttatGGGGAAAGGAGCAAGACCTTCACTGCGGGCAGTCTCCCAGTTCGCCGTACTGCTCATTTACATCTGCCCTTCAG TGAGCCTGCAGTGTAAGATCCTGAGGTGCAACTCGGAGTTCTGGGCCTCAGCCGCCAGCTCAGGGCCCGGGGAGTTCTGCGCGGCGCTGAGGGCGTATGATGCATGTGTGCGGCGCACGGCACGTGCCTGCCGCGGTGACCTGACTTACCACTCTGCGCAGCACGGTGTCGAGGACCTGATGGGACAGCACAACTGCTCCCGAGAGGCAGCCTCGCCACCTTCCCGTGCCCGCACCCCGGCCTCGCCCCCTTCCCGtgcccctgccccgccccctcttcCATCCCCTGACAGCCAGGAGCGCTCCGACGGCCCAGAGGTGTGCCACTACGAGCGTAGCCTCCTGCTTCACGGTGCGCCACCTAACTACACGCACTGCGGCTTCTTCGGGGACCCGCACCTACGCACCTTCAGCGATGACTTCCACACCTGCAGGGtggagggggcgtggcctctCATCCACAACAAGTACCTCTCCGTCCAGGTGACCAACAcacctgtgctgcctggggctGTTGCTACAGCCACCAGTAAG CTAACCATCATATTCAAGAACTTCCAGGAATGTGTAGACCAGAAGATGTACCATGCTGAGACGGATGAGCTTCCAGCGGCATTTGCAGACGGCTCCAAGAACGGAGGTGACCAGCATGGGGCCAGCGCATTGGCCATTCTGGAGAAAGTTCCGGGTCAACACGTGGAGATCCAGGCGCGGTACATCGGCACCACCATTGTGGTCCGACAGGTAGGCCGCTACTTGACGTTTGCCGTGCGGATGCCAGAGGAGGTGGTGAACTCGCTGGAGGAGAGGGACGAGCAGGACCTGTACCTCTGCCGGGACGGCTGCCCACTCAGCCAGCGCATCGGCTTCGGCGCCGCCGCGGTCCAGGCTGACAATGGCCACGCCCCCACCAGCAAAACGGGCTTCACCTACATGTCAGCCACAGCCACGTGCAAGGAGCACCTCCCTGTTCAAGATCTCTACTTCCAGTCCTGCGTCTTTGACCTCCTCACATCTGGAGATGTCAGTTTCACTATGGCGGCTTATTACGCTCTTGAGGATGCGAAAGTGCTCCATTCGGACAAGAGCAAACATCACATCTTTGAAGCCGCGTGGAAAACGGGCAGCTCTGCACCAGGAACGCACACTGGCTATTCACTGTCCTCTGCCAGCCTCCTGTTGTTTGTCTTGTGTATCCAGGGCTGA
- the LOC111845035 gene encoding repulsive guidance molecule A-like isoform X5, whose amino-acid sequence MVMGKGARPSLRAVSQFAVLLIYICPSVSLQCKILRCNSEFWASAASSGPGEFCAALRAYDACVRRTARACRGDLTYHSAQHGVEDLMGQHNCSREAASPPSRARTPASPPSRAPAPPPLPSPDSQERSDGPEVCHYERSLLLHGAPPNYTHCGFFGDPHLRTFSDDFHTCRVEGAWPLIHNKYLSVQVTNTPVLPGAVATATSKLTIIFKNFQECVDQKMYHAETDELPAAFADGSKNGGDQHGASALAILEKVPGQHVEIQARYIGTTIVVRQVGRYLTFAVRMPEEVVNSLEERDEQDLYLCRDGCPLSQRIGFGAAAVQADNGHAPTSKTGFTYMSATATCKEHLPVQDLYFQSCVFDLLTSGDVSFTMAAYYALEDAKVLHSDKSKHHIFEAAWKTGSSAPGTHTGYSLSSASLLLFVLCIQG is encoded by the exons atggttatGGGGAAAGGAGCAAGACCTTCACTGCGGGCAGTCTCCCAGTTCGCCGTACTGCTCATTTACATCTGCCCTTCAG TGAGCCTGCAGTGTAAGATCCTGAGGTGCAACTCGGAGTTCTGGGCCTCAGCCGCCAGCTCAGGGCCCGGGGAGTTCTGCGCGGCGCTGAGGGCGTATGATGCATGTGTGCGGCGCACGGCACGTGCCTGCCGCGGTGACCTGACTTACCACTCTGCGCAGCACGGTGTCGAGGACCTGATGGGACAGCACAACTGCTCCCGAGAGGCAGCCTCGCCACCTTCCCGTGCCCGCACCCCGGCCTCGCCCCCTTCCCGtgcccctgccccgccccctcttcCATCCCCTGACAGCCAGGAGCGCTCCGACGGCCCAGAGGTGTGCCACTACGAGCGTAGCCTCCTGCTTCACGGTGCGCCACCTAACTACACGCACTGCGGCTTCTTCGGGGACCCGCACCTACGCACCTTCAGCGATGACTTCCACACCTGCAGGGtggagggggcgtggcctctCATCCACAACAAGTACCTCTCCGTCCAGGTGACCAACAcacctgtgctgcctggggctGTTGCTACAGCCACCAGTAAG CTAACCATCATATTCAAGAACTTCCAGGAATGTGTAGACCAGAAGATGTACCATGCTGAGACGGATGAGCTTCCAGCGGCATTTGCAGACGGCTCCAAGAACGGAGGTGACCAGCATGGGGCCAGCGCATTGGCCATTCTGGAGAAAGTTCCGGGTCAACACGTGGAGATCCAGGCGCGGTACATCGGCACCACCATTGTGGTCCGACAGGTAGGCCGCTACTTGACGTTTGCCGTGCGGATGCCAGAGGAGGTGGTGAACTCGCTGGAGGAGAGGGACGAGCAGGACCTGTACCTCTGCCGGGACGGCTGCCCACTCAGCCAGCGCATCGGCTTCGGCGCCGCCGCGGTCCAGGCTGACAATGGCCACGCCCCCACCAGCAAAACGGGCTTCACCTACATGTCAGCCACAGCCACGTGCAAGGAGCACCTCCCTGTTCAAGATCTCTACTTCCAGTCCTGCGTCTTTGACCTCCTCACATCTGGAGATGTCAGTTTCACTATGGCGGCTTATTACGCTCTTGAGGATGCGAAAGTGCTCCATTCGGACAAGAGCAAACATCACATCTTTGAAGCCGCGTGGAAAACGGGCAGCTCTGCACCAGGAACGCACACTGGCTATTCACTGTCCTCTGCCAGCCTCCTGTTGTTTGTCTTGTGTATCCAGGGCTGA
- the LOC111845035 gene encoding repulsive guidance molecule A-like isoform X6: protein MGQHNCSREAASPPSRARTPASPPSRAPAPPPLPSPDSQERSDGPEVCHYERSLLLHGAPPNYTHCGFFGDPHLRTFSDDFHTCRVEGAWPLIHNKYLSVQVTNTPVLPGAVATATSKLTIIFKNFQECVDQKMYHAETDELPAAFADGSKNGGDQHGASALAILEKVPGQHVEIQARYIGTTIVVRQVGRYLTFAVRMPEEVVNSLEERDEQDLYLCRDGCPLSQRIGFGAAAVQADNGHAPTSKTGFTYMSATATCKEHLPVQDLYFQSCVFDLLTSGDVSFTMAAYYALEDAKVLHSDKSKHHIFEAAWKTGSSAPGTHTGYSLSSASLLLFVLCIQG from the exons ATGGGACAGCACAACTGCTCCCGAGAGGCAGCCTCGCCACCTTCCCGTGCCCGCACCCCGGCCTCGCCCCCTTCCCGtgcccctgccccgccccctcttcCATCCCCTGACAGCCAGGAGCGCTCCGACGGCCCAGAGGTGTGCCACTACGAGCGTAGCCTCCTGCTTCACGGTGCGCCACCTAACTACACGCACTGCGGCTTCTTCGGGGACCCGCACCTACGCACCTTCAGCGATGACTTCCACACCTGCAGGGtggagggggcgtggcctctCATCCACAACAAGTACCTCTCCGTCCAGGTGACCAACAcacctgtgctgcctggggctGTTGCTACAGCCACCAGTAAG CTAACCATCATATTCAAGAACTTCCAGGAATGTGTAGACCAGAAGATGTACCATGCTGAGACGGATGAGCTTCCAGCGGCATTTGCAGACGGCTCCAAGAACGGAGGTGACCAGCATGGGGCCAGCGCATTGGCCATTCTGGAGAAAGTTCCGGGTCAACACGTGGAGATCCAGGCGCGGTACATCGGCACCACCATTGTGGTCCGACAGGTAGGCCGCTACTTGACGTTTGCCGTGCGGATGCCAGAGGAGGTGGTGAACTCGCTGGAGGAGAGGGACGAGCAGGACCTGTACCTCTGCCGGGACGGCTGCCCACTCAGCCAGCGCATCGGCTTCGGCGCCGCCGCGGTCCAGGCTGACAATGGCCACGCCCCCACCAGCAAAACGGGCTTCACCTACATGTCAGCCACAGCCACGTGCAAGGAGCACCTCCCTGTTCAAGATCTCTACTTCCAGTCCTGCGTCTTTGACCTCCTCACATCTGGAGATGTCAGTTTCACTATGGCGGCTTATTACGCTCTTGAGGATGCGAAAGTGCTCCATTCGGACAAGAGCAAACATCACATCTTTGAAGCCGCGTGGAAAACGGGCAGCTCTGCACCAGGAACGCACACTGGCTATTCACTGTCCTCTGCCAGCCTCCTGTTGTTTGTCTTGTGTATCCAGGGCTGA
- the LOC111845035 gene encoding repulsive guidance molecule A-like isoform X4 has product MHPQRERKRGPPRAGWMVMGKGARPSLRAVSQFAVLLIYICPSVSLQCKILRCNSEFWASAASSGPGEFCAALRAYDACVRRTARACRGDLTYHSAQHGVEDLMGQHNCSREAASPPSRARTPASPPSRAPAPPPLPSPDSQERSDGPEVCHYERSLLLHGAPPNYTHCGFFGDPHLRTFSDDFHTCRVEGAWPLIHNKYLSVQVTNTPVLPGAVATATSKLTIIFKNFQECVDQKMYHAETDELPAAFADGSKNGGDQHGASALAILEKVPGQHVEIQARYIGTTIVVRQVGRYLTFAVRMPEEVVNSLEERDEQDLYLCRDGCPLSQRIGFGAAAVQADNGHAPTSKTGFTYMSATATCKEHLPVQDLYFQSCVFDLLTSGDVSFTMAAYYALEDAKVLHSDKSKHHIFEAAWKTGSSAPGTHTGYSLSSASLLLFVLCIQG; this is encoded by the exons ATGCATCCACAAAG AGAGAGGAAACGAGGGCCACCCCGagctggatggatggttatGGGGAAAGGAGCAAGACCTTCACTGCGGGCAGTCTCCCAGTTCGCCGTACTGCTCATTTACATCTGCCCTTCAG TGAGCCTGCAGTGTAAGATCCTGAGGTGCAACTCGGAGTTCTGGGCCTCAGCCGCCAGCTCAGGGCCCGGGGAGTTCTGCGCGGCGCTGAGGGCGTATGATGCATGTGTGCGGCGCACGGCACGTGCCTGCCGCGGTGACCTGACTTACCACTCTGCGCAGCACGGTGTCGAGGACCTGATGGGACAGCACAACTGCTCCCGAGAGGCAGCCTCGCCACCTTCCCGTGCCCGCACCCCGGCCTCGCCCCCTTCCCGtgcccctgccccgccccctcttcCATCCCCTGACAGCCAGGAGCGCTCCGACGGCCCAGAGGTGTGCCACTACGAGCGTAGCCTCCTGCTTCACGGTGCGCCACCTAACTACACGCACTGCGGCTTCTTCGGGGACCCGCACCTACGCACCTTCAGCGATGACTTCCACACCTGCAGGGtggagggggcgtggcctctCATCCACAACAAGTACCTCTCCGTCCAGGTGACCAACAcacctgtgctgcctggggctGTTGCTACAGCCACCAGTAAG CTAACCATCATATTCAAGAACTTCCAGGAATGTGTAGACCAGAAGATGTACCATGCTGAGACGGATGAGCTTCCAGCGGCATTTGCAGACGGCTCCAAGAACGGAGGTGACCAGCATGGGGCCAGCGCATTGGCCATTCTGGAGAAAGTTCCGGGTCAACACGTGGAGATCCAGGCGCGGTACATCGGCACCACCATTGTGGTCCGACAGGTAGGCCGCTACTTGACGTTTGCCGTGCGGATGCCAGAGGAGGTGGTGAACTCGCTGGAGGAGAGGGACGAGCAGGACCTGTACCTCTGCCGGGACGGCTGCCCACTCAGCCAGCGCATCGGCTTCGGCGCCGCCGCGGTCCAGGCTGACAATGGCCACGCCCCCACCAGCAAAACGGGCTTCACCTACATGTCAGCCACAGCCACGTGCAAGGAGCACCTCCCTGTTCAAGATCTCTACTTCCAGTCCTGCGTCTTTGACCTCCTCACATCTGGAGATGTCAGTTTCACTATGGCGGCTTATTACGCTCTTGAGGATGCGAAAGTGCTCCATTCGGACAAGAGCAAACATCACATCTTTGAAGCCGCGTGGAAAACGGGCAGCTCTGCACCAGGAACGCACACTGGCTATTCACTGTCCTCTGCCAGCCTCCTGTTGTTTGTCTTGTGTATCCAGGGCTGA
- the LOC111845035 gene encoding repulsive guidance molecule A-like isoform X2: MKRETWPGGVRWRVKTGIPTGGLWAVPPKQPRERKRGPPRAGWMVMGKGARPSLRAVSQFAVLLIYICPSVSLQCKILRCNSEFWASAASSGPGEFCAALRAYDACVRRTARACRGDLTYHSAQHGVEDLMGQHNCSREAASPPSRARTPASPPSRAPAPPPLPSPDSQERSDGPEVCHYERSLLLHGAPPNYTHCGFFGDPHLRTFSDDFHTCRVEGAWPLIHNKYLSVQVTNTPVLPGAVATATSKLTIIFKNFQECVDQKMYHAETDELPAAFADGSKNGGDQHGASALAILEKVPGQHVEIQARYIGTTIVVRQVGRYLTFAVRMPEEVVNSLEERDEQDLYLCRDGCPLSQRIGFGAAAVQADNGHAPTSKTGFTYMSATATCKEHLPVQDLYFQSCVFDLLTSGDVSFTMAAYYALEDAKVLHSDKSKHHIFEAAWKTGSSAPGTHTGYSLSSASLLLFVLCIQG; the protein is encoded by the exons ATGAAACGTGAAACCTGGCCGGGTGGGGTGCGGTGGAGGGTAAAGACTGGGATTCCCACCGGAGGATTGTGGGCTGTGCCTCCCAAACAGCCCCG AGAGAGGAAACGAGGGCCACCCCGagctggatggatggttatGGGGAAAGGAGCAAGACCTTCACTGCGGGCAGTCTCCCAGTTCGCCGTACTGCTCATTTACATCTGCCCTTCAG TGAGCCTGCAGTGTAAGATCCTGAGGTGCAACTCGGAGTTCTGGGCCTCAGCCGCCAGCTCAGGGCCCGGGGAGTTCTGCGCGGCGCTGAGGGCGTATGATGCATGTGTGCGGCGCACGGCACGTGCCTGCCGCGGTGACCTGACTTACCACTCTGCGCAGCACGGTGTCGAGGACCTGATGGGACAGCACAACTGCTCCCGAGAGGCAGCCTCGCCACCTTCCCGTGCCCGCACCCCGGCCTCGCCCCCTTCCCGtgcccctgccccgccccctcttcCATCCCCTGACAGCCAGGAGCGCTCCGACGGCCCAGAGGTGTGCCACTACGAGCGTAGCCTCCTGCTTCACGGTGCGCCACCTAACTACACGCACTGCGGCTTCTTCGGGGACCCGCACCTACGCACCTTCAGCGATGACTTCCACACCTGCAGGGtggagggggcgtggcctctCATCCACAACAAGTACCTCTCCGTCCAGGTGACCAACAcacctgtgctgcctggggctGTTGCTACAGCCACCAGTAAG CTAACCATCATATTCAAGAACTTCCAGGAATGTGTAGACCAGAAGATGTACCATGCTGAGACGGATGAGCTTCCAGCGGCATTTGCAGACGGCTCCAAGAACGGAGGTGACCAGCATGGGGCCAGCGCATTGGCCATTCTGGAGAAAGTTCCGGGTCAACACGTGGAGATCCAGGCGCGGTACATCGGCACCACCATTGTGGTCCGACAGGTAGGCCGCTACTTGACGTTTGCCGTGCGGATGCCAGAGGAGGTGGTGAACTCGCTGGAGGAGAGGGACGAGCAGGACCTGTACCTCTGCCGGGACGGCTGCCCACTCAGCCAGCGCATCGGCTTCGGCGCCGCCGCGGTCCAGGCTGACAATGGCCACGCCCCCACCAGCAAAACGGGCTTCACCTACATGTCAGCCACAGCCACGTGCAAGGAGCACCTCCCTGTTCAAGATCTCTACTTCCAGTCCTGCGTCTTTGACCTCCTCACATCTGGAGATGTCAGTTTCACTATGGCGGCTTATTACGCTCTTGAGGATGCGAAAGTGCTCCATTCGGACAAGAGCAAACATCACATCTTTGAAGCCGCGTGGAAAACGGGCAGCTCTGCACCAGGAACGCACACTGGCTATTCACTGTCCTCTGCCAGCCTCCTGTTGTTTGTCTTGTGTATCCAGGGCTGA
- the LOC111845035 gene encoding repulsive guidance molecule A-like isoform X3: MQGRLPFPARMNHTKERKRGPPRAGWMVMGKGARPSLRAVSQFAVLLIYICPSVSLQCKILRCNSEFWASAASSGPGEFCAALRAYDACVRRTARACRGDLTYHSAQHGVEDLMGQHNCSREAASPPSRARTPASPPSRAPAPPPLPSPDSQERSDGPEVCHYERSLLLHGAPPNYTHCGFFGDPHLRTFSDDFHTCRVEGAWPLIHNKYLSVQVTNTPVLPGAVATATSKLTIIFKNFQECVDQKMYHAETDELPAAFADGSKNGGDQHGASALAILEKVPGQHVEIQARYIGTTIVVRQVGRYLTFAVRMPEEVVNSLEERDEQDLYLCRDGCPLSQRIGFGAAAVQADNGHAPTSKTGFTYMSATATCKEHLPVQDLYFQSCVFDLLTSGDVSFTMAAYYALEDAKVLHSDKSKHHIFEAAWKTGSSAPGTHTGYSLSSASLLLFVLCIQG; encoded by the exons ATGCAAGGAAGACTGCCTTTTCCCGCTCGGATGAACCATACGAA AGAGAGGAAACGAGGGCCACCCCGagctggatggatggttatGGGGAAAGGAGCAAGACCTTCACTGCGGGCAGTCTCCCAGTTCGCCGTACTGCTCATTTACATCTGCCCTTCAG TGAGCCTGCAGTGTAAGATCCTGAGGTGCAACTCGGAGTTCTGGGCCTCAGCCGCCAGCTCAGGGCCCGGGGAGTTCTGCGCGGCGCTGAGGGCGTATGATGCATGTGTGCGGCGCACGGCACGTGCCTGCCGCGGTGACCTGACTTACCACTCTGCGCAGCACGGTGTCGAGGACCTGATGGGACAGCACAACTGCTCCCGAGAGGCAGCCTCGCCACCTTCCCGTGCCCGCACCCCGGCCTCGCCCCCTTCCCGtgcccctgccccgccccctcttcCATCCCCTGACAGCCAGGAGCGCTCCGACGGCCCAGAGGTGTGCCACTACGAGCGTAGCCTCCTGCTTCACGGTGCGCCACCTAACTACACGCACTGCGGCTTCTTCGGGGACCCGCACCTACGCACCTTCAGCGATGACTTCCACACCTGCAGGGtggagggggcgtggcctctCATCCACAACAAGTACCTCTCCGTCCAGGTGACCAACAcacctgtgctgcctggggctGTTGCTACAGCCACCAGTAAG CTAACCATCATATTCAAGAACTTCCAGGAATGTGTAGACCAGAAGATGTACCATGCTGAGACGGATGAGCTTCCAGCGGCATTTGCAGACGGCTCCAAGAACGGAGGTGACCAGCATGGGGCCAGCGCATTGGCCATTCTGGAGAAAGTTCCGGGTCAACACGTGGAGATCCAGGCGCGGTACATCGGCACCACCATTGTGGTCCGACAGGTAGGCCGCTACTTGACGTTTGCCGTGCGGATGCCAGAGGAGGTGGTGAACTCGCTGGAGGAGAGGGACGAGCAGGACCTGTACCTCTGCCGGGACGGCTGCCCACTCAGCCAGCGCATCGGCTTCGGCGCCGCCGCGGTCCAGGCTGACAATGGCCACGCCCCCACCAGCAAAACGGGCTTCACCTACATGTCAGCCACAGCCACGTGCAAGGAGCACCTCCCTGTTCAAGATCTCTACTTCCAGTCCTGCGTCTTTGACCTCCTCACATCTGGAGATGTCAGTTTCACTATGGCGGCTTATTACGCTCTTGAGGATGCGAAAGTGCTCCATTCGGACAAGAGCAAACATCACATCTTTGAAGCCGCGTGGAAAACGGGCAGCTCTGCACCAGGAACGCACACTGGCTATTCACTGTCCTCTGCCAGCCTCCTGTTGTTTGTCTTGTGTATCCAGGGCTGA